In Mastacembelus armatus unplaced genomic scaffold, fMasArm1.2, whole genome shotgun sequence, a single genomic region encodes these proteins:
- the LOC117152641 gene encoding putative nuclease HARBI1 has translation MACPAIDEVVTFQRGPTFRDRLLSPYIANTTRRNKVLTVPQTVCIALRFFASGTFLKSLHSINVQRICDADCLIPNVEATWPGSVQDSRVFGASSISQQLAQKDMCSIQEGSHGHIKAHIEMAFGLIKPRSQCLNHLRVSPQRACDIVVACVVLHNIVCLRRERQPRVVGEEDWGIEEPFEDHIGRVRKDIYANNYFG, from the exons ATGGCGTGTCCTGCCATTGATGAGGTTGTGACATTTCAGAGAGGACCAACTTTCAGGGACAG GTTATTGAGCCCCTATATTGCAAACACAACACGCCGCAATAAAGTGCTCACAGTTCCACAGACTGTTTGCATTGCACTAAGATTTTTTGCCAGTGGAACATTTTT GAAATCATTACACAGCATCAATGTACAG AGGATCTGTGATGCAGATTGCTTGATCCCAAATGTAGAGGCAACATGGCCTGGCTCAGTGCAGGACTCTAGAGTCTTTGGGGCCTCCTCTATTTCCCAGCAACTGGCACAAA AAGACATGTGCTCTATCCAGGAGGGTTCTCATGGACACATAAAAGCTCACATAGAAATGGCTTTTGGACTCATCAAACCAAGGTCTCAGTGTCTGAACCACCTTAGAGTATCACCACAAAGGGCGTGTGACATTGTAGTTGCATGTGTTGTGCTACATAACATTGTCTGtctgaggagagagaggcaaCCAAGAGTGGTTGGAGAGGAAGACTGGGGCATTGAGGAGCCTTTTGAAGACCACATTGGCAGGGTTAGAAAAGACATTTATGCCAATAATTATTTTGGCTAA
- the LOC113143905 gene encoding zinc finger protein 678-like, protein EKPYSCDQCGKAFSSLGHLKTHQRIHSGEKPYCCDQCGKAFTVLDTLKTHQRIHSGEKPYSCDQCGKAFTVLDTLKKHQRIHSGEKPYWCDQCGKTFSQLGNLKTHQRIHSGEKPYSCDQCGKAFSQLINLKTHQRIHSGEKPYSCDQCGKAFTVLDTLKTHQRIHSGEKPYWCDQCGKAFTELGSLKCHQRIHSGEKPYSCDQCGKAFTELGDLKKHQRIHSGEKPYWCDQCGKAFSQLGSLKRHQRIHSGEKPYWCDQCGKAFSLLGHLKRHQHIHSGEKPYSCDQCGKTFTDLGTMKTHQRIHSGEKPYWCEQCGKTFISSSALTAHQRIHTKKKR, encoded by the coding sequence gagaagccatacagctgtgaccagtgtggaaaagccttctcatcGTTAGGCCAccttaaaacacatcagcgtattcactctggagagaagccatactgctgtgaccagtgtggaaaagccttcacagtgttagacaccctgaaaacacaccagcgtattcactctggagagaagccatatagctgtgaccagtgtggaaaagccttcacagtgttagacaccctgaaaaaacatcagcgtattcactctggagaaaagccGTACTGGtgcgaccagtgtggaaaaaccttctcacagttaggcaacctgaaaacacatcagcgtattcactctggagagaagccatacagctgtgaccagtgtggaaaagccttctcacagttaatcaacctgaaaacacatcagcgtattcactctggagagaagccctatagctgtgaccagtgtggaaaagccttcacagtgttagacaccctgaaaacacatcagcgtattcactctggagagaagccgtactggtgcgaccagtgtggaaaagccttcacagagttaggctcCCTCAAATgtcatcagcgtattcactctggagagaagccatacagctgtgaccagtgtggaaaagccttcacagagttaggcgacctgaaaaaacatcagcgtattcactctggagaaaagccaTACTGGtgcgaccagtgtggaaaagccttctcacagttaggctccctgaaaagacatcagcgtattcactctggagaaaagccGTATTGGtgcgaccagtgtggaaaagccttctcactgttaggccacctgaaaagacatcagcatattcactctggagaaaagccgtacagctgtgaccagtgtggaaaaaccTTCACAGATTTGGgcaccatgaaaacacatcagcgtattcactctggagagaagccgtactggtGTGAGCAATGTGGAAAAACTTTCATTAGTTCAAGTGCTCTAACAGCCCATCAGCGCATTCACACGAAGAAGAAACGTTAA